One window from the genome of Alkalihalobacillus sp. LMS6 encodes:
- a CDS encoding tetratricopeptide repeat protein, which produces MLKEDVFSKIEAGNIEEALSMLASRATSDDHQVRFEVAELYYELGHIKEARQIVEDLRSLYPDEGSLAILSAEMMIDEDEEDEAIEALLEVGVEDDSYAQAQLLLADLYQLQALDEVAEQKLLAALQKDPDEMILVYALGEFYLNQGAYNKAIPYLKQSLYADLGEVNVGLSLAEAYSGNGQFEDALQLYHQQQTNKMTPDQLFSFGFTAYQQGDYPVVIEQLGAVKSLDADFTSVYMPLAKAYEAENRLDEAFETLKDGIRMDEFNDQLPMMAGQVLTKMNDLVGAEQFFRQSLALNPSNVKSVQAFAALLKDEERADDLDELIQYVQEHGESDPLLTWFQAFAKANLEEFEEARLLYKEAMPAFNEDADFLIEYGYFLMEEGDRTQAKSLFEQALLLDPTRSDLTELIEELNYEE; this is translated from the coding sequence ATGTTGAAAGAAGATGTATTTTCAAAAATAGAAGCAGGGAATATTGAAGAAGCGTTAAGCATGCTTGCTAGTCGTGCTACATCTGATGACCATCAAGTTCGATTTGAGGTTGCGGAGTTGTATTATGAACTTGGTCATATAAAAGAAGCAAGGCAGATTGTTGAAGATCTTCGCTCGCTCTATCCCGATGAAGGCTCCCTTGCTATTCTTTCAGCAGAAATGATGATTGATGAAGATGAAGAGGATGAAGCCATTGAAGCACTTTTAGAGGTAGGCGTAGAAGATGATAGTTATGCACAAGCACAATTGTTACTCGCTGACCTATACCAGCTTCAAGCATTAGATGAAGTAGCAGAACAAAAATTACTAGCTGCCTTGCAAAAAGATCCTGATGAAATGATTCTCGTCTATGCTTTAGGCGAATTTTATTTAAACCAAGGGGCTTACAATAAAGCAATACCTTATTTAAAACAGTCGTTATATGCGGACTTAGGCGAAGTAAATGTAGGTTTGTCTTTAGCGGAAGCTTATAGCGGAAACGGTCAATTCGAAGATGCGTTGCAGCTTTATCATCAACAACAAACGAATAAAATGACGCCAGATCAGCTGTTTAGCTTTGGTTTTACCGCATATCAGCAAGGGGACTATCCAGTCGTTATTGAACAATTAGGCGCTGTGAAAAGCCTTGATGCTGATTTCACGAGCGTTTATATGCCGCTTGCAAAAGCATACGAAGCTGAAAATCGTTTAGACGAGGCGTTTGAAACCTTGAAAGACGGTATTCGAATGGATGAATTTAACGATCAGCTTCCTATGATGGCTGGTCAAGTTCTAACGAAAATGAATGATCTTGTAGGAGCAGAGCAATTTTTTCGGCAGTCTCTAGCCTTGAACCCATCTAACGTTAAAAGTGTTCAAGCGTTTGCAGCGTTGTTAAAAGATGAAGAACGGGCAGATGATTTAGACGAATTGATTCAGTATGTGCAAGAACATGGCGAAAGTGATCCACTTTTAACATGGTTCCAAGCGTTTGCTAAAGCGAACTTAGAAGAATTTGAAGAAGCGCGGTTGCTTTATAAAGAGGCAATGCCTGCTTTTAATGAAGACGCAGACTTTTTAATTGAATACGGCTACTTCTTAATGGAGGAAGGAGATCGAACGCAAGCGAAATCGCTGTTTGAGCAGGCGCTGCTCCTTGATCCGACACGATCAGACTTAACGGAACTTATTGAAGAACTTAATTACGAGGAATGA
- a CDS encoding prephenate dehydrogenase, whose translation MKNIFIVGMGLIGGSLSLALKKDESFQLIGFDISEQEMNLAHQLGVIDQKAASIEAGAKLADLIILATPVGVTTEIIERLSTITLKDNVIITDVGSTKQTIVEKARTLLPNYCFIGGHPMAGSHKTGVTAAQAHLFENAFYLLTPIHASRDQLIMLKNMLKSTNAQFIELDAQRHDRLVGVVSHFPHIVAAGLVHQLEKMEADDAQVTALAAGGFKDITRIASASPVMWRDILLHNKDEMIRLIDNWQQDMNDVRQFVENEDHEQIYRFFAQARQFREGLPQKSRGAIPAFYDLYVDVPDHLGVVSDVTYVLAENKIHLTNIRILEAREDIMGVLRLSFRSETDREQAKQVLIERHYTIYEQS comes from the coding sequence ATGAAGAACATCTTTATCGTCGGTATGGGTCTTATAGGTGGATCCTTGTCGCTTGCACTAAAGAAAGATGAGTCGTTTCAACTAATTGGATTTGATATCTCTGAACAAGAAATGAATTTGGCACATCAACTAGGGGTCATTGACCAAAAAGCGGCATCGATTGAGGCAGGGGCAAAACTGGCTGATCTCATTATATTAGCAACGCCAGTTGGAGTAACGACAGAAATAATTGAGCGTTTAAGCACAATTACGCTAAAAGATAATGTAATCATTACAGATGTCGGTTCAACAAAGCAAACGATTGTAGAAAAAGCTCGCACATTGTTGCCAAATTATTGCTTTATCGGGGGCCATCCGATGGCTGGATCCCATAAAACAGGGGTAACCGCAGCCCAAGCACATTTATTCGAGAATGCGTTTTATTTGTTAACGCCAATACATGCTTCAAGAGACCAGTTGATTATGTTGAAAAATATGTTAAAGTCCACAAATGCCCAATTTATTGAACTAGACGCGCAACGTCACGATCGACTTGTTGGCGTAGTAAGTCATTTTCCGCACATCGTCGCGGCAGGCCTTGTTCATCAGTTAGAGAAAATGGAAGCAGACGATGCACAAGTTACCGCACTTGCAGCAGGAGGATTCAAAGATATTACGCGAATTGCTTCGGCAAGTCCTGTGATGTGGCGTGATATTTTATTACATAATAAAGACGAAATGATTCGCTTAATTGATAATTGGCAACAAGATATGAATGACGTGCGCCAATTTGTTGAAAATGAGGATCATGAACAAATCTATCGTTTTTTCGCCCAAGCAAGACAGTTTCGTGAAGGGCTACCACAAAAATCCCGTGGAGCAATTCCTGCTTTTTATGATTTGTACGTGGATGTACCCGATCATCTTGGTGTCGTTTCAGATGTTACGTATGTGTTGGCTGAAAATAAAATTCATCTTACAAATATCCGAATTTTAGAAGCAAGAGAAGATATTATGGGTGTTTTGCGGTTGAGTTTTCGCTCTGAAACCGATCGTGAGCAAGCGAAACAGGTTCTTATTGAACGTCACTATACCATTTATGAACAATCATAG
- the hisC gene encoding histidinol-phosphate transaminase: MYVKKQIRGLPAYAPGKPIADVKREYGLDRVIKMASNENPYGASPKVAERIASVASETSIYPDGYGTELRSALASKHQVDEKQIILGNGSDEVIQFLCRAFLSTGTNTVMATPSFSQYKLNATIEDADIIEVPVTESGDHDLDRMLAAINEKTRIVWVCNPNNPNGVAIDQNRFSEFLKQVPEGCLVVSDEAYYEYVTSTSFPETVSLLEEYPQLVVLRTFSKAYGLAGLRVGYGITSQAIAQAIDPVRPPFNNNSIGHQAALAALEDEAFIQSCKEKNKVEMNRLEDFFESQGFYVYPSETNFLMIETGIPGNKVFQAFLEKGFILRSGEALGYPTGIRISIGSQEENDAFLEVASQIFASFN; encoded by the coding sequence ATGTACGTAAAAAAACAAATTAGAGGATTGCCTGCGTATGCACCTGGGAAACCAATTGCAGACGTAAAACGAGAGTATGGATTAGATCGCGTGATTAAAATGGCTTCGAATGAAAATCCTTACGGAGCGTCTCCAAAAGTTGCAGAACGCATTGCAAGTGTAGCATCTGAAACGTCTATTTATCCAGATGGCTATGGAACTGAGCTCAGATCAGCGTTAGCGTCTAAACACCAAGTAGATGAAAAACAGATCATTTTAGGGAACGGCTCTGATGAAGTCATTCAATTTCTATGTCGAGCCTTTTTATCGACTGGTACAAATACAGTCATGGCCACACCTTCTTTCTCGCAATATAAATTGAATGCAACGATAGAAGATGCTGACATTATTGAAGTGCCAGTGACGGAAAGTGGCGACCATGATTTAGATCGAATGCTTGCAGCGATTAACGAAAAAACAAGAATTGTTTGGGTCTGTAATCCGAATAATCCAAATGGAGTGGCAATCGACCAGAATCGTTTTAGCGAATTTTTGAAACAAGTACCAGAAGGGTGTCTCGTTGTGTCAGATGAAGCGTACTATGAATATGTCACATCAACAAGTTTCCCAGAGACCGTCTCGCTTCTTGAAGAATACCCGCAATTAGTTGTTTTACGCACTTTTTCAAAAGCGTATGGACTAGCTGGTTTGCGCGTTGGATACGGTATTACAAGTCAAGCGATTGCGCAAGCGATTGATCCTGTTCGCCCACCATTTAACAATAATTCTATCGGTCATCAAGCTGCCTTGGCCGCGCTAGAGGATGAAGCATTTATTCAGTCATGTAAAGAAAAAAACAAGGTTGAAATGAATCGCCTAGAAGATTTTTTTGAAAGCCAAGGCTTTTATGTCTATCCTTCTGAAACAAATTTTTTAATGATTGAAACGGGTATACCTGGAAATAAAGTGTTTCAAGCATTTCTTGAAAAAGGCTTCATCCTTCGCTCTGGTGAAGCACTAGGTTATCCGACTGGCATTCGTATTTCCATAGGAAGTCAAGAAGAAAACGATGCGTTTTTAGAGGTGGCTTCGCAAATTTTTGCCTCTTTTAATTAA